The Mytilus trossulus isolate FHL-02 chromosome 13, PNRI_Mtr1.1.1.hap1, whole genome shotgun sequence genome has a segment encoding these proteins:
- the LOC134694392 gene encoding uncharacterized protein LOC134694392 — MIYSQLGTVIILGDINAKVNGPRSFNSVKDKRSVTFAKFLDELRLVSLHLQSFGEGSTFTFQSYESGPSTALDHILISKDNISLIDSARVLDDHSFNVSDHHPIIAKLKLDNTVIADTATIIKQPKVSWNKAREKNNLEDFSFATSQHLWGVEIPSLGCSNCDIECYYSNIVDAIQQAETETLPHKTFVKYLKPYWTHHVKALHENMASKRQQWISCNRPRGEHVIFQEYKSAKRNFRRELRNAYQKHMQETYDSLEKDFDIDQKRLWSFLNKNKKSKSCLSKLIVNGRQSSTQDDILDGWADHFESIFKQNTESEPVSDKERAITKTVDDAHKDFRGTFYDNTKLHITVNEVEKVLKCLKNNKASGLDNIEYEHLKYGGNSLRNHMTKLFNLVCYNFYSPKSWKSSLIVPLFKG, encoded by the coding sequence atgatatactctCAGCTAGGTACGGTCATCATTCTTGGAGATATAAACGCCAAAGTAAATGGACCGAGATCATTTAATTCCGTTAAAGATAAACGATCAGTAACATTTGCGAAATTTTTGGACGAATTGCGTCTTGTTTCTTTACATTTACAATCCTTTGGGGAAGGAAGTACATTTACATTTCAGTCGTATGAAAGCGGCCCATCTACTGCTTTAGACCATATTTTGATATCAAAGGATAATATCAGTCTAATTGATTCTGCAAGAGTGTTAGACGACCATTCGTTTAATGTTTCGGATCATCATCCAATTATAGCCAAGCTAAAATTAGACAATACAGTAATTGCAGACACGgcaacaataataaaacaacctAAGGTATCATGGAATAAGGCTCGAGAAAAGAACAATTTGGAAGACTTCTCTTTTGCAACTTCACAGCATCTTTGGGGCGTGGAGATACCGAGTTTAGGATGTTCTAATTGTGATATAGAGTGTTATTATTCGAACATCGTCGATGCAATACAACAAGCTGAAACAGAAACTTTACCACACAAAACTTTCGTAAAATACCTTAAACCATACTGGACTCATCACGTAAAAGCGCTGCATGAAAATATGGCTTCAAAACGCCAACAATGGATTTCTTGTAATAGACCAAGAGGTGAACACGTCATATTTCAAGAATACAAATCAGCCAAACGAAATTTCCGACGGGAATTACGAAATGCATATCAAAAGCATATGCAAGAAACATATGATTCACTCGAAAAGGATTTCGATATAGATCAAAAACGTCTCTGGTCATTtctgaacaaaaataaaaagtctaaaaGCTGCTTATCAAAACTAATTGTAAATGGAAGACAAAGTTCGACTCAGGATGATATCTTAGATGGATGGGCAGATCACTTCGAGTCAATCTTCAAACAAAATACTGAATCAGAACCGGTTAGTGACAAGGAACGGGCTATAACCAAGACTGTTGATGATGCTCACAAAGATTTCAGAGGAACATTTTATGACAATACTAAGCTACATATTACAGTTAACGAAGTGGAAAAGGTATTGAAGTgcctaaaaaataataaagcgTCTGGATTGGATAACATCGAATATGAACATCTGAAATACGGTGGAAACAGTTTGAGAAATCACATGACAAAACTTTTCAACTTAGTTTGTTACAACTTTTATTCTCCAAAATCTTGGAAATCAAGTTTGATTGTTCCTTTATTTAAAGGATGA